Genomic segment of Mytilus edulis chromosome 12, xbMytEdul2.2, whole genome shotgun sequence:
GGGGTATCTTTATATTATCAATAAGTACTTCTATAGTACTTGTGTGCACTTTTATAGTTAGAGATGTAAAGGTCAGAAGGTGATTAAGGACAAAAAAATACTACATTACAAAAGTCAAAAGGCACAACCTGTACATCTTTTGTGAAGAAGCTGGCTTTTGTATTTCTCTCGGAACAAATTTGTATAAGACTTTCTAGTCAAAAactctttatatataaaaaaaaaacagttcgagatttgtttttgaaacaccaggataaaattatatttattttccattATTCTCACACAGGAACGTTTTGCATTTTTCATTTTCcttcatttttgtcttttaatttttatagaaaatatagcTCAATATTTAATTCAgatcttgaaaactataaatgaggatagcATGAGTACATTTCTTACTGTAGAAACGTAAGGAAAAGagcaaaaacaaattttataagtTAAAGTTCTAAAGGATGGTACACAAAATGTACTAAAAGAGTACAAAAATGTACGAACAACCGTCTCCTCTGTAAAAATACACATACACacaaagacaaagacaaacaacaaaaaacaacatcaactgatttttatagttcgttcttatgttgtactgttataccactgtccctggTTTTTAGGGGAggggtcccgctaacatgttaaaccacgccacattatttatgtatgtgcctgtcccaagtcaggagtctgtaattcagtggttgtcgtttgtttttgtgttacaaatttgtttttcgttcattttttttatttaaaataaggccgtttgttttctcgttttaattgttttacattgttttatcggggccttttatagctgactatgcggtatgggctgtgctcattgtttaaggccgtacggtgacctatagtcattttggtctcttgtggacagttgtctcattgtcaatcataccacatcttcttttttatatgtattcgAGATAGCTAGATTTAGTACAAACACAGGCATATATCCTAGGAAATCGGAAAGTACGATCTCTCATTCACTATGAAACTGAATTAAGGACAGCCATAGACAATAATgaatgtaaatttgaaaaaaaaatattaaaaaatctacTTATACTGATAAATGAACGTCTGTAGAAATGAGGTTAAACTAGCGATCATGCGTCAAATAAACCATCGCACATCAGCGTACGGACCATCGCACTTTGGCGTAGaacatcgcacttcagcgtgaccatcgcacttcagcgtccccatcgcacctccgagtcctacatatataccaTATGGAGAAATACAACACACCCTTTGCTTATATGTCTATAtacacgaaacgcgcgactgTCGTAACAAACAATAAGCATTAAACCTTTGTTTATTAACTCTCTTCTCGTACAATTTTGAAGGAAAAGGAACTCTTATGTGCTGTGGTATAACACGACTCACTGTGCACAGAGGAAAAGGACTCCAGtcagttaaaatacaatataaaaacaatttaaatatgtATACATTGTTTTTTAGCCCTggtgttgtcagttcattttcgatctatgagtttgactgtctctctggtatctttcgctccccTTATATGATTTCCAATTTCCAACTATCCACCCAAACATcgataaagtggatgtaagcaattatagcaACCGCTTTGCCGTCtacaaacatgaaaaatatgtaacaatttaAACGTGAAATCAGACGGCCAAATGTATAACGAAAATCACGTGACAGACAGGGACCAACAAATGACCTACAGGTTCCTAACTTGAGATAAGAATATAAAGAATGCGGAGGGTagaacatgtttgtgagcgctcaacgcTCCCTTAAACTGGGATAGTATTGTTACAGCACCACGTAAAAACAAACTACGCATCAGCAAGGGAAAACACAACATTATAAACAATTcagaaaacacaacattaaaaacaaTTCAGAAAACACAACATTATAAACAATTcagaaaacacaacattaaaaacaattcagaaaacacaacattaaaaacaattcagaaatcacaacattaaaaacaattcagaaaacacaacatagaaatttgAAGACTGAGCAAAACATACCCTACCAAaaaccgggggggggggggggggtcttaatttcaaaatctgaaataataaaaacaatgacGAAGTCCAATACAAAAGTCGCATGATATGGTGGGTTAAGTGTTTTGTTTGCAGAAATCATTTGTATCTTTATTGATATCGAtaagtgtttttcttttcttatcaTGTAAGGAGTTAACCTTATATATGACCCTGGAAAAATATTTAACCCTCTAAAGACACAGATATCATAAATAAAACGAGATAATTTGAACAGATATAGTTACGACTtatgattttcttatccaaagcatagattacctaagtCGTATtcggcacaaccttttggaattttgggtttttaatgctcttcaaccttgtattTGTTTTGGCCCTCTGaatatttttatctgagcgtcactgatgagtcttatgtagataagACGCGCGTCTtgggcgtatcaaattataaaatatgtcaaaCAAAGGCATCTAAACCTCAAAATCTAAACCTCAAAATGAGATATATTTTGATTGCCAACCATACGAGGGCTGTAtatccagtcaaggtcgttagaaactttcatattttaatttaaaatgtaacttATATCACAGTATCTTATGTTGCAATTCGCCGTTTTAGAATcttatgcattctgggtaatatttttaaaagcgtACAGTAAAACGTTgcgattggtttaaaacgttctaacaatggaaattcaaccaatgacgttaCGTTATTTgtattttggtgtacgaacaatgagattacccatagtcctttataattttattgatCACATGTCAGCTGTACATATTCCAGGCGCCAAACCATAGGCATTTGTAAAGTATATATTAGGAATGTTTTATCTGAGACAATTCCCTGTGCGATAAACACATTTCGAGAGTTCTAAGTTACTAGTATTGTCTCCCTCTCTTTTGGAAACACTCAATTCGTCAAACGTCCTTTCTTCCCGTGATAAACGCAATCAATAGAAGTAAACCGGAAACGACGTGGACCGCACCACTAACCGTCACCATGACGAACGACCATGCtagtccctcttttataatgGCGCCATATATCATAATAGAGAGAAACGTACATCCAGCtgtaatgaagaaaaaaaaaaccaatgtaaaTATTTTTGGGAATTCATCATGTGATCTTTAGTGGAAGTGTCtaatgggcaatcataccacatattcttgtAATTACATACATGGAATCATTCTTAcacgtttctgtgtgtgttacattgtgttttggtttgttattgcacttaagtgtttctgtgtgtattgcatcgtcgtttggttttttgttgcacttcagtgtttctgtgtgtgttggattgtcgtttggttttttgttgcacttcagtgtttctttgtatgttacaTCGTACTTTGGTTTTTTTATTGCACTTCATTGTTTCTTTGTGTGTTATATTGTACTTTGGtcttttgttgcacttcagtgattctttgtatgttacattgtactttggttttttttattgcacttcagtgtttctttgtatgtttcaTTGTACTTTGGTCTtttattgcacttcagtgtttctttgtatgttatattgtactttgtttttttattgcacttcagtgtttctttgTATATTACATTggacttttgttttttttattgcacttcagtgtttctttgCATGTTTCATTGTACTTTGGTCTtttattgcacttcagtgtttctttgtatgttacaCTGTACTTTGGTCTtttattgcacttcagtgtttctttgtatgttacaTTGTACTTTGGTCTtttattgcacttcagtgtttctttgtatgtttcaTTGTACTTTGGTCTtttattgcacttcagtgtttctttgtatgttacaTTGTACTTTGGTCTtttattgcacttcagtgtttctttgtatgtttcaTTGTACTTTGGTCTTTTATTGCACGTcagtgtttctttgtatgttacattgtactttgtttttttattgcacttttcagtgtttctttgtatgttacactgtactttgtttttttattgcacttttcagtgtttctttgtatgttacaTTGTACTTTGGTCTtttattgcacttcagtgtttctttgtatgttacattgtactttgtttttttattgcacttttcagtgtttctttgtatgttacaTTGTACTTTGGTCTTTTATTGCACTTCAGTGATTCTTTGTATGTTACATTGTACTTTGGGTTTTtttattgcacttcagtgtttctttgtatgttacaTTGTACTTTGGTCTtttattgcacttcagtgtttctttgtatgtttcattgtactttgttttttgtattgcacttcagtgtttctttgtatgtttcaTTGTACTTTGGTCTtttattgcacttcagtgtttctttgtatgttacaTTGTACTTTAGTCTtttattgcacttcagtgtttctttgtatgttacattgtactttggttttttgttgcacttcagtgtttctttgtatgttacaTTGTACTTTGGTCTtttattgcacttcagtgtttctttgtatgtttcaTGGTACTTTGGTTTgtattgcacttcagtgtttctttgtatgtttcattgtactttgtttttttattgcacttcagtgtttctttgtatgtttcaTTGTACTTTGGTCTtttattgcacttcagtgtttctttgtatgttacaTTGTACTTTGGTTTTTCATTGCACTTCattgtttctttgtatgttacaTTGTACTTTGGTCTtttattgcacttcagtgtttctttgtatgttacattgtactttggtttttttattgcacttcattgtttctttgtatgtttcattgtactttggttttttattgcacttcagtgtttctttgtatgttacaTTGTACTTTGGTCTtttattgcacttcagtgtttctttgtatgttacaTTGTACTTTGGTCTtttattgcacttcagtgtttctttgtatgttacattgtactttgtttttttattgcacttcagtgtttctttgtatgttacaTTGTACTTTGGTCTtttattgcacttcagtgtttctttgtatgttatATTGTACTTTGGTCTtttattgcacttcagtgtttctttgtatgttacaTTGTACTTTGGTCTtttattgcacttcagtgtttctttgtatgtttcattgtactttgttttttttattgcacttcagtgtttctttgtatgttacaTTGTACTTTGGTCTTTTATTGTACTTcagtgtttctttgtatgttacattgtactttggatttttgttgcacttcagtgtttctttgtatgttacattgtactttgtttttttttattgcacttcaGTTTTTCTTTGTATGTTTCATTGTACTTTGGTCTtttattgcacttcagtgtttctttgtatgttacaCTGTACTTTGGTATtttattgcacttcagtgtttctttgtatgttacattgtacttttttttttattgcacttcagtgtttctttgtatgttacaTTGTACTTTGGTCTtttattgcacttcagtgtttctttgtatgttacaTTGTACTTTGGTCTtttattgcacttcagtgtttctttgtatgttgcatTGTACTTTGGTCTtttattgcacttcagtgttcctttAGTGTTGCATTGTAGTTTGTTCTTATAGAGATATGTATATCATAGGTGGTATAAACTATACTGACTAACAATAAACGAGGATATAGCCGAGGTCTGATAGAGATATGTATATCTTATGGTATAAACTGTACTTACTAACAATAAACGAGGCTATAGCCGAGGTCTGATAGAGATATTTATATCATAGGTGGTATACACTGTACTTACTAACAATACACGAGGCTATAGCCGAGGTCAGATAGTGATATTTATATCATAGATGGTATAAACTGTACTTACTATTAATAAACAAGGCTATGGCCGAGGTCTGATAGAGATATTTATATCTTATGGTATAAACTGTACTTACTAACAATAAACGAGGCAATAGCCGAGGTCAGATAGTGATATTTATATCTTATGGTATAAACTCTACTTATTAACAATAAACCAGGCTATAGCCGAGGTCTGAAAGAGATATTTATATCATAGATGGTATAAACTCTACTTACTATTTATAAACCAGTCAATAGCCGAAGTCAGTTAGAGATATGTATATCTTATGGTATAAACTCTACTTACTAACAATAAACCAGGCTATAGCCGAGGTCTGATAGAGATATTTATATAATAGATGGTATAAACTGTACTTACTTACAATTAACGAGGATATAGCCGAGTTCTGATAGAGATATGTATATCTTATGGTATAAACTGTACTTACTAATAATAAACGAGGCTATGGCCGGGGCCTGATTGAGATATTTGTATCATAGTTGGTATAAATTGTACTTTCTAACAATAAACGAGGCGATAGCCGAGGTCTAATAGAGATATGTATATCATAGATGGTATAAATTGTACTTTCTAACAATAAACGAGGCTAAACCGAGGTCTGATAGAGCTATTTATATCACAAGTGTTAAAACTATACTTACTAACAAAAAACGAGGCTATGGCCGAGGTTAGATAGAGATATTTATATCATAGGTGGTATAACTATACTTACTAACAATAAACGAGGCTATAGCCGAGGTCAGATAGAGATATTTATTTGCTGATAGTTTCTCTATAAGCATAAACAAGATGAGTGATACAGTCGCTATAAAGGATGACAAAACACCGAGGCAGGCGAAAAATCTCACTGCTTGCATCcaatctgaaaatataaaatatgaatattcaaataaagtcaacagtagtataccgctgttcaaaactcgtaaatccatggacaaaaaaacaaaatcggggtaacaaactaaaactgagggaaacgcataaaatataagaggagcACAACgtcacaacataaaaatgtaacacacacaggaaCAGACTAAACATTAgacaaaattagacaaaaagtTGTTTTAAGGAACGGTAATACATTTGTTCATTTACACCGTTGACTGCTCAGATGCGTCGTCAGCATTTAAAAGAATCTTCCAGGGAACGATATTCAAAATTTGTTCATCAAATGCGATTCTCGCTTATAGTTTTACTAACTTTTGTAcatattaaaatgattttatttcttgTAATTTCGTCTCCTTATTCATAAACGAAAAttcttcaagaaaaaaaaatgacccaTACGAAAGTCATATGTCATATTGAATTGTATGCATGCTGTAGATAATGCACTTTCTTTTGTAATTGATTATTATCTATCACTATCACTATCACTATCGCtagggcaaaaataatcacgaatataatgcctacccatagtttataaaattgagaatagaaatggggaatgtgtcaaagagacaacaacaggaccatagaacagacaacagctataaagtatagcttgcatcaattatttcttaaataaatttcGGATGTATATTCTGCTTTATTCAAAGTTATTTTCATAGTAGTTGTCAATCAAATTCTGTAGGCTTGACGCCTTACTAATATGTTAATTTACAACTCAGTTATATGACATTTTAAACACCTTTAcgtttattaaaaaagaaataagtaaattgatgtaaattgaaaaaaataaaccagTGTAAGTTTAATGATCTAGCAAATTTACATTTGATGTATAACATTTCGTTGTCCTCTTTTTCTTTAGGTACTAGTATTTCGCGAAAATAAGGCTCTGGTGCTTTTCTCAAAAAGACTCTTCGGTACCGTCAATCAGTAGTCAGAGCTATGATATTGAAATAACATTTTAccatcagaaggttccaaatcccTCACACAAAGTTGAATTTGGACGACTTAAATGTTTAGCAGTGGATAATCtaaaagggggaaaggggggcAGCGGGATGGAACCCTTCATTTTTacaatcaatgcttttgaatgggaCATATGATTAGAGCCCGTTCTTTAATCTtgtccccccccaaaaaaaacccctTTCCTCTTTTTAAAAAATGGTTGGATTCTTGTTCTTCATATAGCTCTTAACTTGTTTCAGTACATCTATgtcgtttaaggtggtacccaacactttcactaaaattaatttcgcttgtttaattttcataaaattttgacaaagtatttactttgaccctttgacaaaaatataaaaatttcataaaattgtaaccaaccattttgtcagaaatattagactggttatatagcaatttgacaaacactaattttgatcattgagcagcttaatattcccttaacaacacaacgtaattaaaacgttaagctgattttacagagttacctccttgtagtgttaggtaccaccttaacgtTACATGTACCAGCAACGGCGATAACAATTAATGCTGCCACATAACGTACatttacaattattattataGTTAATACATCCGAAAATTcgttatctatataaaaaaaaattgagtcgGTCATGTGGACATCATCTTCGCTAGTCAAGGCGGTTACGATACACTCCCCCTTCTGGATGGTAACTTGTCGACACTAGTCAAGGCGGTTACGATCGACCCCCCCCCTTCTAGATGGTAACTTCGCTAGTCAAGGCGGTTACGATCG
This window contains:
- the LOC139499364 gene encoding uncharacterized protein, encoding MFTIVRNKMADHEKVQSFVKISLIFQICGFLILVIGLSTPYWRAIHFEYVAESRNEVGLLIQGFDEGLWRRCINSICADIDLAGRDWMQAVRFFACLGVLSSFIATVSLILFMLIEKLSANKYLYLTSAIASFIVTGCTFLSIMIYGAIIKEGLAWSFVMVTVSGAVHVVSGLLLLIAFITGRKDV